A window from Bacillota bacterium encodes these proteins:
- a CDS encoding peptidoglycan DD-metalloendopeptidase family protein, whose product MKKLAVYLLLIVSLFTFSGSAYAYPYVTYQPTNHWFNPNSSTYTVKFKTTGTETVGVYIKDFDRLNTVKTLFSGTVNAGTEKSVTWDGKNSSGAIVGNGQYYFYIYSQTGSYALTKVSIHGSTGPAFMYNPFNWHNYWNITAYFDRDPNAGTAKDYRNGTATVYDGHKGTDFSTGGTTGKPLYAAMSGTVIRSRYDTLAGYYVAVKDSNNRIVMYQHMLEGGRPAEGTNVAAGQQVGYSGNTGQSTGPHLHIRYEVNNVWTTPYDIYNSSYSLLIQDPRPTGYYSATLTP is encoded by the coding sequence ATGAAAAAGCTTGCTGTGTATTTGTTGCTAATTGTATCACTTTTTACATTTTCAGGATCAGCATACGCTTATCCATATGTAACTTATCAACCTACAAACCACTGGTTCAATCCTAATAGCAGCACTTATACTGTTAAATTTAAGACAACGGGAACCGAAACAGTTGGTGTTTACATAAAAGATTTCGACAGACTAAATACGGTAAAAACTTTATTTTCTGGCACCGTTAATGCTGGAACAGAAAAAAGTGTGACATGGGACGGGAAAAACTCTTCGGGAGCGATCGTTGGTAATGGGCAGTATTACTTCTACATTTATAGTCAAACAGGTAGTTACGCTTTAACAAAAGTATCTATTCACGGAAGCACAGGACCTGCTTTTATGTATAACCCCTTTAACTGGCACAATTATTGGAATATTACAGCCTATTTTGACAGAGACCCTAACGCAGGAACTGCAAAGGATTACAGAAATGGAACGGCAACAGTCTACGATGGGCATAAAGGAACAGATTTTAGTACAGGAGGAACAACTGGCAAACCATTATATGCGGCGATGTCAGGAACAGTAATCAGATCACGATATGATACATTGGCTGGGTATTATGTTGCTGTGAAGGATTCAAATAATCGTATTGTAATGTATCAGCATATGCTGGAGGGAGGTAGGCCGGCTGAGGGTACAAACGTGGCTGCTGGCCAACAGGTGGGCTACAGCGGAAATACGGGTCAGTCAACGGGTCCGCATTTACATATAAGGTATGAAGTGAATAATGTATGGACAACGCCATATGACATCTATAATTCGTCGTATAGTTTATTAATCCAGGATCCTCGCCCGACAGGCTATTATAGTGCTACTCTTACTCCATAG